Below is a window of Solanum stenotomum isolate F172 chromosome 7, ASM1918654v1, whole genome shotgun sequence DNA.
AAGATTCTTAGTTGGGAGGGGGTGTTGATTCGTGTTGACTTAAAGCTTGACTTTGTTAGCCCTCCGTCCATTCTATTTGCTCAGACTTTGTGATCTCCGTTTGAGCCTTGGTAGATGaacagtaaaaaaaagaaatgtcttataaaataaaaataaaaatatcatttgaCAGAGATATTTGTTAGTATGTAGAAAAATATGCAAGCATATGTTTATAagttgtaaaaaataatttctaccAACTCTTAGATTGTGacaattttgaaacaaaatgaaTGTCCTTTGTCTGTTATACTTCTTGTCAGGTAGCAGCCTATAGCTTGACAATATTCGGTCAGTCCTTGACCATATTTTCCAAAATCTGCCCCAGTGTCGATTTCAGAAAAAAGTATGATAAATTTATGTTGTGATGAGACCGAACCTTATAtaggttgcctacgtatctcgcCAAGAGAATCAGGTCAGAACGTAGTTCAAGTACATAGAAATGATTTGGAATTTTCTAATAAAGGGACCGAATCCGATTTGGATTGCCTACATATTCCACCAAGGAAATCAGGCCATGTGTAGttcaaaattacataaatagtaaaagaattttaaatgtTTTGCCTATTGTGACTGAACCGTATATGGGTGGCCTACGTATCCCACCGAGGGAATCAAGTCAGGCGTAGTTCTCCTATTACAAATAAGGAAATTTAGAAATGTTCTACTGTAAAACCAAACCCTATgtgggttgcctacgtatcctgCCAAAGGAATCAGGTCGGAATGTAGTTCGTGAATTACATGAAAAGTGGAAGTTACATTTAAAAGAAACCTATCTAAagtcgccctttggtgtagtttcttgacttctcttgaatGGAAAACCTCATGCTCGAATATTGTCATGTTGTCATGTTTTTTGGTCGATTGTTCAACTATAGATTGTCTTCACATCCTTTGAAAATCTTGCTTGGCTTCAAACTTTGTTCATTTGTTTCATTACGTCACAATCATAAAGTTGGCagatttaatttgaaaattaatatataaaaaaaaatgaaagtaataAGTAAGAGGTAATTAGGAAAATAGGAAATGCATTCATAGATTTTGCAATTAAGCTTTCAAAAAATGAGGCAAAACAACATAAAGTTTTAAGGCACGATTTAAGCctcgattttttttataaaaacaaaatcatgCTACTCCAAAAAGTTTTACTACTTGTTCAATCTACCAAGACTCCCGGCGAACCAGAGATGGAGTACAAGTCCAATTCTTCAAAGTCTCCTCTGGTTCAGCACCCCAAATGGTCGGTGTCTCGCTGTTGTAGAGAGACATGTAAGATGTTGCAACAGTAACCTCTATCAACGCTTGTTCATGGGTTGTCATGatatgagcatcaaaggccgataaagtattatttttcacCCTTCCAATGGGCACAATACCTCCGTTCAGCACCACATTTTCCTCTATGGTTATCATGTTCACATCAGCATTTCCATGTTTAGGCAGAGGGTTGTTGTTCACGTTGGGCTGAGGTCCAGTAAGTTGGATTGCTCCTTCTTTAATCAAAGCTTCAATCTTGTTTTTGAGACCATAGCAATCCTCGGTGTCGTGTCCAACAACTCCAGAATGATAGGCACAACGCTTGGAACCGTCAAACCATTTTGGAATAGGATCAGGAATTTTCCCTTTAATCGGTTGTATCATACCTGCTGTCTTCAACCTCTCGAACAACTGAGCCAATGGTTTGGCTATTTTTGTGTAGTTGCGAGTGGTTTTGATTTCATGATTTGGACGAGCTCTAGATGCGGTATATGGTCGATTTTGAAAAGGTGAAGCTTGGAGTGGTTGGTATGAATGTGGTTTATTATAAGTAGGAGCTCGAGGTTGATAGTAGTTCGCTTGGGTGTTGTAGACATGGTAAGGAGCTGATGGAGGATGGTAGAGAGCCTGTGAGGCTTCACCATATTGGTAAGGGTAAATGGGTTGATGTGGTTGATTTAGGTAGGGAGAAACTTGACCTGGCATGCGTCCTTGGCCAATCATGACAGCAGATacatcttctttcttctttttgttcccATTGATAGAACCATATTGAATTGCTTTGCTTGCAGCATGCAAGGTTGTAAAGTCTTGGATTCTTCCTGATTTGATCCCTTCTTCCAAGATTTCTCCCATTCTAATGATTTCTGTGAACTTTTGTCCCATCATGGTTATCAGTTTCTCATAGTAAAAACTGCTATCTTGGGATTCAATAAAGGTAGCAGTCATTTCACTCTCACTCATCGGTGGTTGGACTCTAGCTGCTTCTGACCTCCAACGTAGAGCATACTCACGAAATGTCTCAGTAGACTTCTTCTTTAACTTAGTGAGGTAGAACCTATCTGGTATGATGTCGGTATTGAACTTGAATCGATCCATAAAGTCTTGTGCCATATCACTCCAACCGCGCCATTTATGGAGATCTTGTTGTGTGTACCAAGCAAGAGCTTCACCAGATAAAATTCTTATGAACAACTTCATTCTGACCCTCTTGTCTCTCCCCACTCCTACCAGTTTATCACAATACGCCCTTAGATGTGTATGAGGATCACCAATTCCATTGAAAGTATCAAACTTTGGCATTTTGTACCCTACAGGCAAATCAATATCAGGTTGCACACAGAGATCCTCATATTCTAGGCTTTTGTTTCCCCTAGTAGTTTGGAGGTTTCTCATTGCTTCCTTAAGATCACGAATCTCTCTAGCTAACACATCATCAGCCTTTGCCTTGACATCTTTCTCCATTTCCTCATATTGATCTACCTCGGGTTGAAACTTGACCGGTATTGGGTTGGTAAAGGCTTGAGTTTCCATCGCATATACTGGAGGAACATGTTGCACATAAGGAGTGGCAATATGTGCCCCTTGTATATGCTGAGTTGTATAAGTTTGGACAATGGGCGTATTTTGGATTGGAGGTGGTATATTTGATGGGTTTACATGATTAGTTGTAGGTAGTGGATAAATGTTGGTGGGTAGAGAAATATGAGGAGTATGGGTTGGAGGTTGGTTTTGTGGGTTGACAAGTGATGGATTAGGAGGAGTAGCATAGGTATTGTAAGTAGGTGGTTGACTCTGTGGAGGAGTGTAGACGGGTGGAAAATTTGATGGATTTATGGGGGTAGTTGAAGGAAGGTTATTGTTGGTAGGCGGAGGTTGTTGTGGAGGAAAGTGTTCAGGAACTGGTGAATCAAGTGATGAAAAACGAGGTGGATTTGGTGCAGTACTTCTAGGTTCATGAAGTGGACTTTGGAGTGTGATGGATAAATTGGTCAAGTCCCTAACCCGAGTTAGTTCACTACGTAAATcctcaatctcttgagtcaaaCGAGCGATGTGTTCATCATGTTGAATAGCAGTTCTATCTTCGGAAGTCTCGGGAGAGTCATTAGGAACCATGATATGTCCTGGACCAATTGGATCAGATGTGG
It encodes the following:
- the LOC125869693 gene encoding uncharacterized protein LOC125869693 → MTNPTTSDPIGPGHIMVPNDSPETSEDRTAIQHDEHIARLTQEIEDLRSELTRVRDLTNLSITLQSPLHEPRSTAPNPPRFSSLDSPVPEHFPPQQPPPTNNNLPSTTPINPSNFPPVYTPPQSQPPTYNTYATPPNPSLVNPQNQPPTHTPHISLPTNIYPLPTTNHVNPSNIPPPIQNTPIVQTYTTQHIQGAHIATPYVQHVPPVYAMETQAFTNPIPVKFQPEVDQYEEMEKDVKAKADDVLAREIRDLKEAMRNLQTTRGNKSLEYEDLCVQPDIDLPVGYKMPKFDTFNGIGDPHTHLRAYCDKLVGVGRDKRVRMKLFIRILSGEALAWYTQQDLHKWRGWSDMAQDFMDRFKFNTDIIPDRFYLTKLKKKSTETFREYALRWRSEAARVQPPMSESEMTATFIESQDSSFYYEKLITMMGQKFTEIIRMGEILEEGIKSGRIQDFTTLHAASKAIQYGSINGNKKKKEDVSAVMIGQGRMPGQVSPYLNQPHQPIYPYQYGEASQALYHPPSAPYHVYNTQANYYQPRAPTYNKPHSYQPLQASPFQNRPYTASRARPNHEIKTTRNYTKIAKPLAQLFERLKTAGMIQPIKGKIPDPIPKWFDGSKRCAYHSGVVGHDTEDCYGLKNKIEALIKEGAIQLTGPQPNVNNNPLPKHGNADVNMITIEENVVLNGGIVPIGRVKNNTLSAFDAHIMTTHEQALIEVTVATSYMSLYNSETPTIWGAEPEETLKNWTCTPSLVRRESW